The Acidobacteriota bacterium nucleotide sequence AGGCCGCGCGCGGCCTCCCCGACATGTTCGACAACGGACGGAGTCAATCGTGTGGAGCGGGAGGGCTTACAGCCCCTCCAGCTTTTTTTCCTGGGCCAGCCGCTTCAACATCTTCTTCCGGGCGGCAAGAGCCTTACGCTTGCGACGGGCGCTCGGTTTCTCGTAGTGCTGTCTCTTCTTCAGCTCGCTGAGAATTCCGGACTTCTCGCACTTGCGCTTGAAGCGGCGCAGAGCGTTCTCGAGCGTCTCGTCCTCGCGCACCTTGACCACAGGCATTCAACTTCCCCCCTTCCTATGCGAAGGTTGGCGCGACACCCGGAAGGTGCACGGACCGGGCGCGCACGTCGGCATCTGACTCTCTCGGGCACGACGGACGGAACCCCGACGGTCGAACGACGACAACGATTCGCCGCTCGCACGATCGCAGGGTGAGTGGACACGAAGGAGCGTCTGCCGGTGAGTGAGTCGCGGGAAGACTACGGGAGCCTTCGGGAAGAGTCAAGCGCGCCGCCGGCGCGGCCTCGAGGCCGGGCTCTTCGAATCGTCGTGGCCCGCGAGGATGAGGCTCGCCGCGTACCCCGCGCCGAATCCGTTGTCGATGTTGACCACCGTGAGCCCCGACGCGCACGCGTTGAGCATCGAGAGGAGCGCCGCGACGCCGCCGAACGCGGTCCCGTACCCGGTGCTGACGGGCACTCCGATGACGGGCGCCCGGACGAGTCCCGTCACGACACCCGGGAGCGCTCCCTCCATCCCGGCCACGACGACGATCACGCGGGCCTTCTGCAGCCTCCCCGACTCGGCGAGGAGCCGGTGGATTCCCGCGACGCCGACGTCGTAGATCCGCTCGGCGCGGTTCCCCATGATCTCCGCCGTCACGGCGGCCTCCTCGGCCACCGGAATGTCCGACGTTCCCGCCGCGACGACGACGAGACCCTCGCGCAGCGGCCGCCTTTCGGTCCCCGCGAGCGTGATGGCTCGTGCCTCTTCGTGGTACTCCGCGGCCGGGGCCACCTCGACGACCGCGAGGTAGAGGGAGGGGCGGGCTCGGGTGATGAGGAGCGGCGTCCTGTGCGGGGCGACCTTTTCGACGATGCCGACCACCTGCGCCTCGGACTTCCCCTCGGCCAGGATGACCTCCGGGAAGCCCTTCCGCAGCGCGCGGTGCGTGTCGTATCTGGCGAACCCCATGTCGATGAAGGGAAGCTCGCGCAGCGATTCGAGCGCCTCGGACGGGCGCACCTTCCCCCGGGCGACGTCCTGAAGAAGCTTCGAGAGATGGTTCTGGTCCACGGAGTCCTTTCCGGAGAGCGCGGAGTATAGCCTCCGTTGACTCTCCCAGAAAGCGGCGCCTATCATCGAGGCCACCGACCACACACTCGGATGCCACCGAATGAGATCCCGATCCCTCGAGCTGGCCCTCGGCATCACCGGCGCGAGCGGCACGCTGTGCGCGCGCCGCCTCCTCGCGGAGCTGGCCCTGCACCCCGACGTCGCGGCCCTTCACGTCGTCGCCTCGCGGGCGGCCCGAAGGGTCGCGCGCGTGGAGCTGGGCCTCGACTCCGAATCGCTCGAGGAGTTCCGCCGGGCGATCGCTCCACCCGCGGCCCGCACGATCCGATGGCTCGAGGAGGAGGATCTCGCGGCTCCCATCGCGAGCGGCTCGTACCCGTGCGCCGCGATGGCGATCGTCCCGTGCAGCACCGGCACGCTGGCCGCCATCGCCACCGGGAACAGCCGCAACCTGATCCACCGCGCCGCCGAAGTCATGCTCAAGGAGCGGCGGCCCCTCATCCTCGGCGTCCGCGAATCCCCCCTGAACCTCATCCATATCGAGAACATGCGGCAGGCCACCCTCGCGGGGGCCATCGTCACGCCGGTCACTCCGCTGTTCTACAACCGCCCCGTGGGGATCGACGAGATCGCGGAGCAATATGCCGCGCGCGTCATGGATCTCCTGAAGCTCCCCCACCGGATCGGGAAGCGCTGGAAGGCGGAAGTGGCCGCGCCGGAAACGGCTTGACGGGCGCCGCGCTGCGGCGGCTCGGGCTCTACGCCGAGCTCGTCGCGTTCCAGCACACGATCTTCGCCCTCCCCTTCGCGTTCATGGGGATGATCCTCGGCGCGCGCGGCTGGCCGGGCGGGAGGCCGCTCGCGCTCGTGACGCTTGCGATGGTGGGCGCCCGCACCGCCGCCATGTGCTTCAACCGGATCGCCGACGCCCGGTTCGATCGTCTCAACCCGCGGACCGCGGGGCGGCCGCTCCCGTCGGGTCGACTTTCGCGGGGGCGGGCTCTCGCGCTCCTGGGGGCCGCCATCGCGATCTTCGTCGGCGCGGCGGCTGGGCTGAACCGGCTCTGCCTTCTCCTGAGCCCCGTCGCGCTCGCCGTGATCCTCTCCTACTCGCTCACGAAGAGGTTTTCCGCGCTGTCCCACCTCCATCTCGGCGCGTCCCTCGGCATCGCCCCGATCGCGTCGTGGATCGCGGTCACCGGCCGCCCCGCCTGGACCCCGGTCATCCTCGGCCTGGCAGTGGCCGCGTGGACCGCGGGGTTCGACGTCATGTACGCCTGCCAGGACGTCGAGATCGACCGGCGCCTCGGTCTTCACTCGCTCCCGGCCCGGTTTGGAATCCCCGTCGCGCTTCGGATGTCGTCCGCCCTGCACCTCTTGATGGTCGCGCTTCTGGTGACGCTCGGCCTCTCGGCGACGCTCGGGTGGGTCTACTTCGCCGCGGTCATCCTGGTCGCGGGAATCCTGTACTACGAGCACCACATCATCCGCGCCGACGATCTCTCGAAGATCAACGTCGCCTTCTTCACGGCCAACGGTTGGACCTCGGTCGGACTTCTGACCGCCACAGTCGTTGAGCTCGCCGCCCGGTGAAGGCGGCATGGTTCAACGTGAGACCTTCAAGTTAGCTCCAACTCTGAGACATGGCTTCAAAGCAGCTGTATGGAGCCAATAATCAAAGGATGACTTACAAGGTCTCAAATTGAAGCCACGACGGGTCTCGACGGAACGCCCAACCGGCTCGCAACGAAGTGACCGCAAGGGAGTAAGCCCTGAACCTCCGGCGATGGCATCCGGAGTGCTTTGACGTGATGCATGCGATCGGAACTTCCTCCCTCCTTTCTCCATTCCTTGCTGGAGCTCTTCAGGCGGCTCTCGCGGGTGGCTTACTCCCGCTACTTCTGACCACCCCCTCAACCCCATTGCAGTAGACGGGATTTTCTGTATATCCGAAAATGCGACATAGCTTGCCATCGCACTCCTATTGCGTATATTCAGAGTCCTGTAGATACATAGATAAGAGGGCTCATCGGCCACATGTCCGCGCCTTCCGTGACCGCCGCGACCATCCTCATCGTCGACGATGAGGAGACGAACCTCTACGCACTCCGCCTGATCCTCGAGTCGAAAGGGTACCGGTGCCTGGAGGCTTCGAGCGGCGCCGAAGCGATCCAGATCGCGACGGCGGCGACTCCCGAGGTCGTGCTCCTCGACATCCACATGCCGGACATGGACGGCTACGCGGTCTGCCGCCGGCTGAAGGCGGATGCCCGGACCGAGAACATCCCCATCGTCTTTCTCACGGCCCGGTACCGCGACCACGACGAGATCGCGCGGGGCCTCGACGCGGGGGCGCACGATTACGTCACGAAGCCGTTCAGCGCTCCCGAGCTCCTCGCGCGCATCGGCGTGATGGTGCGAATCCAGCGCGCCGAGGCGGAGGCGCGCCGCGCCTCGCTCACCGACTCGCTGACCGGACTCTACAACCGGCGGTTCCTCCACCAGCGCCTCGAGGAGGAGATGGCCCGGTCACGCCGACACGCCTCCCCGCTCGCGTGCGTCATGATCGATCTCGATCACTTCAAGGCGATCAACGACAACCACGGGCACGCGACCGGAGACGCCGTTCTGCGCGACACGGCCACGATTCTGAGGCGCCACATCCGCAAGAGCGACATCGCGGTCCGGTACGGCGGCGAGGAGTTCATGATCGTCCTCTTCTCGAACAACCTCGACGGCGCCCGGCTCGTCGCGGAGCGGATTCGAGCCGACGTGGAAGCCCACGACTTCTCGCAGAACGCCACGCCGCTGCGCGTGACGATAAGCGTCGGGATCTCGACCTACCCCGACGAGACCATCGCCTCCGCCGACGAGCTGATGCGCCGCGCGGACACCGCGCTGTACCAGGCGAAGGAAGCCGGGCGCAACATGGTTTGCGTCGCCTGAACTCCGGCGGTCCGCGCCGGCACCTCGGTGACTGATGCCGCTTCGACTCAAGAGCCTCTCCACCGAGCTGACGGTGGTCTTCGCCAGCATCGCGGTCGCGCTGGTCGGCCTCGTCTCCTATTTCGCGTTCGACATGGTCAGCCGCGCCCAGGAGGAAACGGTCCAGAGGGATCTCCTCAACACCGTCGACCAGGCCGTCACGGCGATCGACGGGGAGCTGCAGGAGCGCGTGCGTGAAGTCGAGACGATCACGCTCTCGCCGGCCATTCGCGACGCCGCCATCTTCCTGAGCGAGGCGCACGCGACCATCCCCGTCAGGGAGCGGGTCGAGCCCGCCATGAGAAAGCGCTTCGCTGGCGCCACCTGTCTCGACGAGCGGCCCGAGATCGCCCAGCACCTGCGCTCGGTCGTATCGGCCCACACGTACATCTCCCAGTTCCTCCTCACCGACAGGTTCGGGCTCGCCATCGGCTGCACGTCGACGCAGGAGCAGCTCCTCCACTCGGGCCAGACGTGGTGGCAGGAGGCGATGCGCCGCGGGCGCTCGTTGGGCAATCTCGAGCGCGACCCGGCGACCGGTGGCTACGTGTACTCCGTGGCCCTGCCGATCCCCGACGGCACGCGCGAGCCCGCCGGGGTCCTCCGGGCCATCATCAATCTCCGCGGCGTCCAGGAATCGATGGGATCCGCGCGCATCGGCGACAAGGGTTTCCTGTTCGTGCTGTCGCGCGACGGCCGCGTGATCGCCCACCCGGACGCCGCCTACCTGTGGAAGAAGGTGGACGAGATCCCCGAGCTCGCGTACCTCCGCACCGTGGTCGCCGCGCCCGGGCCCCGCGGGATGCTGATGTACGAGCGCCGTCCCCGCGTCGCGGGCGATCCGTCGGGGGCGCCGCAGTCCCCGGTTCCGAACGGCGTGCGGCCCGCCTCGCTCGCCAGCGCGTCGGCGGACACATGGCTCCTCGGCTATTCGCGGATCTTCACCCCCGCGAGCCTCGGGCCGCTGGGCTGGACCGTCTTCGGCACGGTGTCGCGCCAGGAAGTCGTCTCGCCGATTCTCGCGATCCGGCGCCACGTCGTCGTGGTCGGCGGCGTCTTCATCCTGCTCGCCGTGCCGTTCGTATGGTTCGTCTCGCGCCGCCTCGCGCGACCGCTCAACGATCTGGCGTACCGGGCGAACCTCATCGCCGCCGGAGATCTCCGGGTCGGGCTCGCGGTCCCCTCCCGCAACGAGATCGGCCAGCTCGCGACCGCGCTGTCCAGCATGGTGGACTCTCTTCGCGAGTCGAACGACTCGTTGACCCGGACGAACCTGAACCTGGAGCGCCTCGTCGCGGACCGGACCCGCGAGGTCCAGGATCAGAACCGCAAGATCGAGGAGCAGAACAGGCAGGTGCTCGAGGCGTCGAGGCTCAAGAGCCAGTTCCTCGCGAACATGTCGCACGAGCTTCGGACCCCGCTCAACGCGGTTCTCGCGCTCTCGGAGATTCTCGGGCAGCGCATCAGCGGGGACCTGAACGACGAGCAGGTGAAGCAGGTCACGATCATCAACCGCTCGGGGCGGAACCTCCTCAAGCTCATCAACGACATCCTCGACCTCTCGAAGATCGAGGCCGGCCGGATGGAGATTCACCTGGGCGTCATGGACCTCAGGAACGCGATGACCGCGATCCGCGACACGATCGAGCCCCTCGCGAACGAGAAGGGCCTGGCGCTCGAGGTGATGGTCGACCCGATGCTGCCGCCGCTCGTCCGCTCCGACGACGCCAAGATCCGGCAGATCCTCGTCAACCTGCTCGGCAACGCCGTCAAGTTCACGGAGAAGGGGAAGGTCGGCGTCGCCCTCTCCCACCGCCGCCGGCACCTCCCCGGCGCCGACGAGATCTCCGCGCGCATCGATCCGCACGATCCTTTCTGGCTCGAGCTGAAGGTCACCGACACCGGCATCGGCATCCCTCCCGAGGCCCAGGAGAAGATCTTCGACGAGTTCCAGCAGGCGGACGGATCGACGACGCGCAAGTACGGCGGCAGCGGGCTCGGGCTCGCCATCTCGAAGAAGCTCGCCGAGCTCCTCGGCGGCGAGATCTCCGTCGAGAGCGCCGTCGGCCGGGGCTCGACCTTCCGCGTCCTCGTCCCCGCCGAAGGGGTGCGCGACCACGACGCGCCCGCCGAGGAGCACGAGTCCCTCCTGAACCTCGCCACGACGTACGTCCCCGCGATGCCGCCCGCCTCCTCGTCCGCCGATCCCGTGAACAGGCCGCGGCTCGCCGAGGGGAAGAAGCGGAAGTTCGTCTCGCCGTTCGTCGAGCACCCCGTGCCGATCTCGCCGCGATTCCTCGACATCTACGACGACACCGACAAGCTGCTCCCGCACATCCCGACGATTCTGGTCGTCGACGACGATCCGGAGTCGCTCTACGTGTACAGGCAGTTCCTCTCCCGTCACGGCTACCAGGTCATCTTCGCCATCAACGGCGAGCAGGTCATGGACAAGGCGCGCCAGTTCAGGCCCGTTGCAATCGTCCTCGACCTGATGCTCCCGCAGAAGAGCGGCTGGGAGGTGCTCGAGGAGCTGAAGATCACCGAAGACCTCAAGGACATCCCCGTCATCATCTCGAGCGTCCTCGACCACCGCGAGCGCGGCGTCTGCGCCGGCGCCTTCCGCTACCTCACCAAGCCGATGACCGAGAAGCAGTTCCTGGGCGTGCTCAAGGAGCTGGAGAAGATCCGCAAGAAGGACGTCCGCAAGGTGCTCGTCATCGACGACGATCCCGTCGAGCTCGGGATAGCGCGCACGCTCTTCGAGAAGGCCGGGCTCGACGTCATCACCATGGAGGATGGTCCGGCCGCCGTCGTCTGGGCCGCCGCCGAGCTCCCCGACATCATCGTCCTCGACCTCCTCATGCCCGGCGTCGATGGCTACGAGATCCTGTCGCGCCTGAAGTCCGATCCTCGAACGGCTCACATCCCGGTCATGGTCTACACGGCCATGGATCTCTCCGACGCGGATCGCGCCCGTCTCATCCCCGCCGCTCGGCGCATCTTCCCCAAGGTCCCGCTCCAGATCGAGGAGATGCTCGACGAGCTCCAGCGCGCGCTGCAGTCCGTCCCCGCGCGCGCCGATCTGCCGCTGCCGGCGGCCGTTTCGCCGGCGGTCATTTCCTCTCGGCCGTCTTCCTCCTCCCCGGAGTTCGTCGCGGCTCCCACTCGTGTCCGGGACGGGGTGGCGGGGTCGGCGCGGCGCGCTCGCATCCTTCTCGTGGAGGACGACGCGGCGAATCAGTACTCGATCGGGTTCATCCTCCGCGCGGAGGGGCACGAGGTCCTGGTGGCGGAGAACGGCAACGATGGCGTGATGCTGGCGGATCGCGAGCGCCCGGATCTGATCCTGATGGACATGATGATGCCGGTCATGAGCGGCTTCGATGCGACGCGTCTTCTGAAGCGCTCGGGTCACCTGAAGGACATTCCCGTCATCGCCCTGACCGCGGCCGCGATGGCCGGTGACCGCGAGCGCACTCTCGCCGCGGGATGCGATGACTACATCTCCAAGCCGGTGAACCGCGCCCAGCTCCTCGAGCGCGTGGTTCACTGGCTCGCCGTCCTCGCGGAACGGGAGACGGTGGGGGTGGGGCGATGAGGTCCTCCTACCATTACTCCCGCTCGGCCGTGGCCGGCGTCAACTTGAGACGCGAGGGGTGCGGATTCTCAGGAGTCGAGTGTCCTGAGTCTCAAGGTGAGACTCCCGGGCTCAGGGCAGGGTTCTGGCGCGGACCGTTCGTCTCGATAAGTCGACTGGCTACAGGTAGTTACAAGATTGATCGCCAGAGCGTCGTCCATGGCAAGGTCGTTGCTTTATTCGGGACCGAATTCGAAGTTGCGCCTGTCGGCGCAACGCGGAGGAGGTCATCCGATGAAGGTATCGTTCACGAAGGCGGCCGCCATCACCGCCACCGCACTCGCGCTGTCGATGGCATCGATGTCCGGCGCGCAGGCGGGGCTGGGGATTGGGTCCCGGCGGTCGGACTCGCAGATCCAGGGGCTTGGGATTGGATCGTCTCCGGTCAAACTCTCGGGACTTGGGATCGGCTCGACGCCGATTTCACTTCACGGGCTGGGAATCGGTTCGGTCCGGTTGGCTGGTCTCGGCATTGGCTCTCATTCGCTCCAATCGAGTGCGACCAGCCAGAACCCGATCGCCGAGCAGTTCCTCCTGCTGCTGGATTGGCTTCGGCGCGGTTCGGCTCAAGCACACTAAAGCTCCCCGCTTCCCGTATTCCAGCGCTCAACCCTGAGGCTTCACCGAAATGCTAGACCTCGGTGAGCCTCAGGAGTATGTCCTGCAGGAGCTCCTGGGTGAGGGCCGATCGTGTTCAGTCTACAAGGCTCTCGATCCGTCGACTAGGAAGTCCGTCGCTCTCAAGTTCGTAAAGCCTGCCCTCAGGGGATCCGGCGCCGAGACCGCACTTCAAGCCGAGTTTCTCCTCCTTTCAAGACTCAGCCACCCAAACCTCCTGAGAACCTTTGGGTTACGACACGACCCCAATGCCGGCCCAGTCCTTGTGCTCGAATTCTTTCCCGGATCTGACATCCGCGCGGTTCGAGCTCGGGTCACGCCTGATCACGCTCGGTCGTTGCTCGTACAGCTTTGTCGGGCCTTGGGGTTCCTGCACGCGCGCGGCCTAGTTCACGGCGATCTGAAACCAGAAAACATTCTCATCCAGTTACCGACTTCCGACCAAGTCGAGTCGGACGGCACCGTCACGGAGCCAGCTCTCCGTCTCATCGACCTCGGATTCGCTACGACCGTTGCCCAGAACACCGCCCTGCCTCGGCGAGGAACCTTGCCATACGCCGCTCCAGAGATACTCGCCGGACTTCCAGCCGACCAACGGGTAGATCTCTTCGCTCTTGGCCACATCATCGCGGACTTCTTTCCCGCCCTCTCCAGCAACGCCGTCGCGCCCCTGTCGCTACCAACCAGATCCACCGATCCGCTCGATCATCTACCACCACACCTCGCCCATCTTGTCCGTGAGTTGACGGACCCGGACCCGAGAAACCGGCCTACGACCGTTGCTGATGTCATCGATGCCCTCCGCGAAGGTGCCGTCGCCGAAATCCCATACGACACTCCAAGTGGCATTCGGTCCACGTTTGATTCCTCCGAACTACCAGGACGCGGCAAGCAACTCGCCCGATTGCTCGACTCCTCGCTTCGACTGAAAAACACCAGCGTACTTGACGACTGGAAACCCTCAGTGTTCCTCATTCAGGGTGAAGCGGGCAGCGGTAAGTCTCGATTGATGGACGCTCTGCAAGCCCATCTGACAACAGTCGACATTCCTCTTGTCCGAATCTCATGCACTGACAGCGTGGCGATTCCGTTTCAACCCTTCCAGGTACTTCTCGACAGATTGACGGCGGACTCGAGATGCGATCCGTCCCACGCGCCGCTGCCGATCGCCATGGGTGCACTTGACGACTACACGAACTCACCTCCATGGGCCCGAGACTTGCTCTTACGTCGACTCGACTCCGTTGCGGAATCTATCGCACGACAGGCGTCCGCTCGCTCCATGGTGCTGGTCCTAGAGGATGTGCATGCGGCAACCGAGGACTCTCTCGCCCTCTTTCAAAGGCTATTGCCGCGGGCCCTGACCAGCCCGTTCGTCCTGATTGCTACGGCTCGGACCGGGCCGCCGTTCGATGATTGGATCGTCGACGCTCGAACGACCTATGCCGGTTCACCAAGACTTCTGCACATGACTGTAGATCCATTGACTACAGACGAGACAAGAGACTTCTTGGAGCGTTCCCTCGGTCCGTGCAGAGAATTGAGCAAGCTTGCCGATACCCTCAGCGCCATTACGAAAGGCAATCCACGTTTCCTCATGGAAACCCTGGCTCAACTCAGCGACAACGGCGTCGTCAGTGGTGGCCCTTTTCGGTGGCGCGTGCGTCACGACACGCTCCACGAACACTTGAGGCATTCGTCCCTTCGATCTCTCGTATCAACTCGCCTCGAGTCCGTCCCGGCTTCGGACACCCCAGTGTTGGACTGGCTCAGCATCCTAGGTGAGCCGGCAACAATTTCACTAATCCACCAAGCGTCTGGCCTTCCGCTCCTTGAGCTTCGGAGATCATTACAAGACTTGGTGGCGGTTGGCGTCCTTCGGTGCGATTCGTCTGAGCTGGAATCGCGCTTCTCGTTCTCTCATGATGTCTATCGAGATGCAGTCTACGGTCGACTGTCCGCGGACAGGAAGGCCTCGCTTCACCGAAGTATTGGTGTGGCACTCGAACGTCTGTGGGGTGAACCGAACGACGCTCGTTGTCTCCCGATTGCGTTTCATTTCGTTCGAGGTCATTGCTCGAGCAAGGGTCCGAAGTACGCGCTGGCCGCAGCAACGTGGGCCCATAGACAGGGAGCCGCCCATCAAGCAATTTCATCCTACCTCGACGTTCTGAACCTGATTCCCGATGAAGAAACCGATCGACGTTGCCACATTCTTGAACGGACGGCCGTCCTCTTGAGGCAGATCGGCGACCTCCGAAGGGCGGAGTCCTGCTACCTAGAGATCCTTCTCTGCAGTCGGCGAACACAAGACTCCGACAGAGAGGCGCTTGCTCTAGCTCACTTGGGTCGGCTCGGCGCAGACCGCGGAAACCTGCGGTCGGCCGAGGCATACGCCCTCAAGGCTCTCAGAGTCCAGGAAGCCAACCCCGCACCGCGGGCTGCCGCCGAGGCCTACCTCGTACTCGGTACGGCTGCCCACAAGTCCGGGGATTTTTCTGGTTCGCTTGGGCACGCCTCGCGCGCTGGTGAACTTGCGAGGGTGTCCGGAGACAAACTTGTCACTGGCTTGGCACTCAATCTAGCCGGTCTGGCTCGCATGGGACTCAGAAGGTATGCCGACGCATTTGAGGACTTTCGGTCGTGGTTCAAGATTGCCGAAGAGGTAGGCGATATTGTGCTGCGGACGGTCGCGCAGAACAACATTGGCTGGGTCTTGCTTGAGCGAGGAGATTTGGATGCAGCTGAGCGGGAGTTCGAAGCTTGTCTAAGGGCGACTGACGCTGGCGATCTTGAATGTTGCGGAGCTACGGCGGCGATCAACGCCGGGGAAACCGCTCGACTTAGGGGGGCGTTCTCGCTCAGCCGGAGACGGTTTAGTGACGCGCTTCATCGTTCGCGAAAGACTGACCTAAACGAAGTCACGCTCTATCTCATCTACAGCATCGCGCTCTTGGACTTGGAGGAGGGGTTTTTCGGGGAATCGGTCGCACAACTTGGGCGCGTACTCGAATCTGCGCGAAGCGCCGGGATGAAAAGCTTCGAAGCGCTCGCGTTGAATGGACTGGGAGAGTGCAGTCTACAGTGCGGCAGGGCTTCGGAGGCCTTGGAGTACTTCAAGGTCGCGATGGAGATCGCATCCGCTCTCGGAGACACCGTCGTGGCAGCCGCTTCTCGGTGTGGCTGGGCCGATGCTTTGAGTCTCGACGCAGCAGACACGTTGCCAGCCGAAATGACAGACAACACAGGTGGAGCCAGTGGCCTGACTGCTTGGCGGTCTGCTCTTCAGTCACGAGCTGCATCGGCTGGTTGGGAGCCTCAGGCCGGTCTCCTCATTGATCAAGCCGCGAGCCTCGCCGAGGTCGCTCAGGCCCGGACATGCATGGTACGTTCGGGAATTAGTAAGGCTTGGCTTGCGCTTGTCAGCGGCAACACGGACCGGAGTCTTGCCACAGCGAAGCACATCATCGAGTTGTGTGACCAGTGTGGTCTTCGCCCGGATAGGGCTGAAGCTTTTCTGATTACTGGAATTGCGCTAAGCCTCGAGGGTCGATACTCCGAAGCGCGCGCGGCTCTTGAAGCGTGCCGGGATTCGGCGGATGAAATTGGTCTTGCGACACTTCGGGCGCGGTCTCGGGCAGTGCTTGCTGATGTGGCCTCCATTCTCGGGAAAGAGGACTTCGGACACGAGTGTCTGTTGGAATCGGCAGCGATCATCAAGGCGACTGCCAAGTCCCTCCCCGATCTCTTGGATCGGCAGCGCTTCTTGGCCGTTTCATGGCGACGGAGAGTGCTTGAGTGCGTTGGCTCGATCACGCTCGGATCCAGTGAGTTGGGAGAGACGGTACCGAACTCGATGGATGTCGGGGATGCCAGTTCAAGTGATCGTAGGACGAAGTTGGATCTGTTGCCGGAAGTCGAATTGAATCGACGCGTGACCAGCGAAGTACTTTCGGACAGCAACCAATCCAAGGATTTTCAGATCGCGTGCGAGCGTCCAAGCACATCCGGCATCGTCATGGATCTGACGAGCCCTACCAAACTCGCAACGTCTCTCGATCCCCCCGACCTCCGCACCACCATCACTCATCTTCTCGAGGAATCACTCCGGGCCATCGCGTGCGATCGGGGGATGGTTTTCCTGATCGCCCCCGACGGCTCGACGGAGATCGTCGTCGCGCGCGGGCTCGAGAACGAGTCGATTCAGGATGCGCGGTCCTACTGCCGCACGGTCATCGACCGGGCGGCGCAGGGAGAGGAGATTCTCGTCGTCGACACGGCGCGCGACGAACGATACCGCGACCGGCACAGCGTCAGCCTGTTTCAGATCGTCTCCATCGTCTGCGTCCCG carries:
- the rpsU gene encoding 30S ribosomal protein S21 translates to MPVVKVREDETLENALRRFKRKCEKSGILSELKKRQHYEKPSARRKRKALAARKKMLKRLAQEKKLEGL
- the larB gene encoding nickel pincer cofactor biosynthesis protein LarB, with protein sequence MDQNHLSKLLQDVARGKVRPSEALESLRELPFIDMGFARYDTHRALRKGFPEVILAEGKSEAQVVGIVEKVAPHRTPLLITRARPSLYLAVVEVAPAAEYHEEARAITLAGTERRPLREGLVVVAAGTSDIPVAEEAAVTAEIMGNRAERIYDVGVAGIHRLLAESGRLQKARVIVVVAGMEGALPGVVTGLVRAPVIGVPVSTGYGTAFGGVAALLSMLNACASGLTVVNIDNGFGAGYAASLILAGHDDSKSPASRPRRRRA
- a CDS encoding UbiX family flavin prenyltransferase gives rise to the protein MRSRSLELALGITGASGTLCARRLLAELALHPDVAALHVVASRAARRVARVELGLDSESLEEFRRAIAPPAARTIRWLEEEDLAAPIASGSYPCAAMAIVPCSTGTLAAIATGNSRNLIHRAAEVMLKERRPLILGVRESPLNLIHIENMRQATLAGAIVTPVTPLFYNRPVGIDEIAEQYAARVMDLLKLPHRIGKRWKAEVAAPETA
- a CDS encoding UbiA family prenyltransferase; amino-acid sequence: MRRLGLYAELVAFQHTIFALPFAFMGMILGARGWPGGRPLALVTLAMVGARTAAMCFNRIADARFDRLNPRTAGRPLPSGRLSRGRALALLGAAIAIFVGAAAGLNRLCLLLSPVALAVILSYSLTKRFSALSHLHLGASLGIAPIASWIAVTGRPAWTPVILGLAVAAWTAGFDVMYACQDVEIDRRLGLHSLPARFGIPVALRMSSALHLLMVALLVTLGLSATLGWVYFAAVILVAGILYYEHHIIRADDLSKINVAFFTANGWTSVGLLTATVVELAAR
- a CDS encoding diguanylate cyclase, with product MSAPSVTAATILIVDDEETNLYALRLILESKGYRCLEASSGAEAIQIATAATPEVVLLDIHMPDMDGYAVCRRLKADARTENIPIVFLTARYRDHDEIARGLDAGAHDYVTKPFSAPELLARIGVMVRIQRAEAEARRASLTDSLTGLYNRRFLHQRLEEEMARSRRHASPLACVMIDLDHFKAINDNHGHATGDAVLRDTATILRRHIRKSDIAVRYGGEEFMIVLFSNNLDGARLVAERIRADVEAHDFSQNATPLRVTISVGISTYPDETIASADELMRRADTALYQAKEAGRNMVCVA
- a CDS encoding response regulator; this translates as MPLRLKSLSTELTVVFASIAVALVGLVSYFAFDMVSRAQEETVQRDLLNTVDQAVTAIDGELQERVREVETITLSPAIRDAAIFLSEAHATIPVRERVEPAMRKRFAGATCLDERPEIAQHLRSVVSAHTYISQFLLTDRFGLAIGCTSTQEQLLHSGQTWWQEAMRRGRSLGNLERDPATGGYVYSVALPIPDGTREPAGVLRAIINLRGVQESMGSARIGDKGFLFVLSRDGRVIAHPDAAYLWKKVDEIPELAYLRTVVAAPGPRGMLMYERRPRVAGDPSGAPQSPVPNGVRPASLASASADTWLLGYSRIFTPASLGPLGWTVFGTVSRQEVVSPILAIRRHVVVVGGVFILLAVPFVWFVSRRLARPLNDLAYRANLIAAGDLRVGLAVPSRNEIGQLATALSSMVDSLRESNDSLTRTNLNLERLVADRTREVQDQNRKIEEQNRQVLEASRLKSQFLANMSHELRTPLNAVLALSEILGQRISGDLNDEQVKQVTIINRSGRNLLKLINDILDLSKIEAGRMEIHLGVMDLRNAMTAIRDTIEPLANEKGLALEVMVDPMLPPLVRSDDAKIRQILVNLLGNAVKFTEKGKVGVALSHRRRHLPGADEISARIDPHDPFWLELKVTDTGIGIPPEAQEKIFDEFQQADGSTTRKYGGSGLGLAISKKLAELLGGEISVESAVGRGSTFRVLVPAEGVRDHDAPAEEHESLLNLATTYVPAMPPASSSADPVNRPRLAEGKKRKFVSPFVEHPVPISPRFLDIYDDTDKLLPHIPTILVVDDDPESLYVYRQFLSRHGYQVIFAINGEQVMDKARQFRPVAIVLDLMLPQKSGWEVLEELKITEDLKDIPVIISSVLDHRERGVCAGAFRYLTKPMTEKQFLGVLKELEKIRKKDVRKVLVIDDDPVELGIARTLFEKAGLDVITMEDGPAAVVWAAAELPDIIVLDLLMPGVDGYEILSRLKSDPRTAHIPVMVYTAMDLSDADRARLIPAARRIFPKVPLQIEEMLDELQRALQSVPARADLPLPAAVSPAVISSRPSSSSPEFVAAPTRVRDGVAGSARRARILLVEDDAANQYSIGFILRAEGHEVLVAENGNDGVMLADRERPDLILMDMMMPVMSGFDATRLLKRSGHLKDIPVIALTAAAMAGDRERTLAAGCDDYISKPVNRAQLLERVVHWLAVLAERETVGVGR